One segment of Flavobacteriales bacterium DNA contains the following:
- a CDS encoding penicillin acylase family protein — protein sequence MRIIRYTLFVLLVIATLIAAFIFRARPQYKGELDVLSVKEDTEVLFDRFGIPHIYASSSTDAYKALGYVHAQERLFQMELLRRAGGGRLAEVLGPDVVGVDRFFRTLGTHRKAQTEAGRLRAWGGDVLSEAEAYLEGVNTYMQTGRLPLEFKILGIPREPYAIEDMYCVAAAMSFNFAQGLRTDPLMSYIKDNLGPDYLAPLELHTPDFNENVPVFPDREVDPSPVSRPRTRTQALRKFLDLELPTLYGSNTWAISPWKTEDGVTLLSNDTHIGYGQPCTWYEAHLEYPGKRVYGNFMAGIPFALTGHNAHYAWGVTMLLNDDMDLYCEVLDPDSTRYRYMDEWNDLITHTDTIQVKGEEAIILTSRVTHHGPLISEFVQHADSLEHISMRWTFLERPCDLLQAFHGLNSGSNMEEAEEAVSLIAAPGLNISYADSKGNIALWAAGHTPIRDPFTDPVFMLDGSSGQDEVLGYRFFEDNPSLENPPWGFVYSCNNQHDSYLDAPLEPGYYEPDHRAQRVAQKLAARNDWSVEAMKRLALDDYSQHHEDLCTDLLTFIKLQRLEMNEVELEAFDQMTEWNGGHHEEDISPSIYYRWLYNILSMSMKDELGEEAFTEFLKTNVVKSSFSKFICAEYSPWWDDVNTAREEFQQDIIVRAFRTTIEKMVADHGADISQWTWGQTHMTTHNHAFKDIPLLGKWLSVGPYSSPGAIETINNSVFYLSDDAIIQAEYGPQMRRVINLSNLENSQSILPTGQSGMRLSPHYDDQAEMYVNGQFRMQHMDRSKIERESQLLLFKALD from the coding sequence GCAAGAGCGCCTGTTCCAGATGGAGCTTCTCCGCAGGGCAGGAGGAGGTCGTTTGGCTGAAGTCCTTGGTCCAGATGTGGTGGGTGTCGATCGATTCTTCCGCACCTTGGGGACGCATCGCAAAGCTCAGACAGAAGCAGGGAGACTCAGAGCATGGGGTGGAGATGTACTGAGCGAGGCTGAGGCCTATCTGGAAGGAGTCAACACCTACATGCAAACTGGCCGGCTGCCACTGGAATTTAAGATTCTCGGTATACCCAGAGAACCGTATGCCATCGAGGATATGTATTGCGTAGCTGCAGCTATGAGCTTCAATTTCGCACAAGGGCTTCGTACAGACCCGTTGATGAGCTACATCAAGGACAACCTCGGACCAGACTATCTGGCCCCTTTGGAGTTGCATACGCCTGATTTCAATGAGAATGTCCCTGTTTTTCCAGATCGGGAAGTAGATCCTTCTCCTGTGAGCAGACCTCGCACCCGCACCCAGGCCTTGAGGAAATTCCTCGACCTCGAACTACCTACCCTCTATGGGAGCAATACATGGGCCATCTCTCCTTGGAAGACGGAGGACGGAGTGACGCTCTTGTCCAACGATACCCATATTGGTTATGGACAGCCTTGCACATGGTATGAGGCCCATCTCGAGTATCCAGGAAAGCGTGTATATGGCAATTTCATGGCCGGTATCCCATTTGCGCTCACCGGGCACAATGCGCACTATGCCTGGGGAGTGACCATGTTGCTCAACGATGATATGGATCTCTATTGCGAAGTGCTGGATCCAGATTCTACCAGGTATCGATATATGGATGAATGGAATGACCTGATCACCCATACCGACACGATACAGGTCAAGGGGGAGGAGGCAATCATTCTCACCTCTCGTGTGACCCATCACGGGCCATTGATCTCCGAATTCGTGCAACATGCAGATTCGCTCGAGCATATCAGTATGCGTTGGACCTTCTTAGAGCGGCCTTGTGACCTTCTTCAGGCCTTTCACGGACTCAATAGTGGGTCCAATATGGAGGAGGCCGAAGAAGCCGTTTCACTCATAGCTGCCCCAGGACTGAACATTAGCTATGCAGATTCGAAAGGGAATATCGCACTCTGGGCAGCTGGCCATACACCCATTCGCGATCCATTCACCGATCCGGTCTTCATGTTGGATGGTTCGAGCGGCCAAGATGAGGTGCTCGGATATAGATTCTTCGAGGATAATCCCAGCTTGGAGAATCCTCCATGGGGCTTTGTCTACTCCTGTAACAACCAGCACGATTCCTATCTGGATGCTCCTCTTGAACCGGGCTACTATGAGCCGGACCATAGGGCGCAACGTGTTGCTCAGAAATTAGCGGCCAGGAATGATTGGAGTGTTGAAGCCATGAAACGCTTGGCACTGGATGACTATTCTCAACATCATGAGGATTTATGTACCGATCTTTTGACCTTCATCAAGCTCCAACGCCTGGAAATGAATGAGGTGGAATTGGAAGCCTTCGACCAGATGACCGAATGGAATGGAGGGCATCATGAAGAAGACATCAGCCCATCCATCTACTACCGTTGGTTGTATAACATCCTCTCCATGTCCATGAAGGACGAGCTGGGAGAGGAAGCATTCACCGAATTCTTGAAGACCAATGTGGTCAAGAGCAGTTTCTCCAAATTCATCTGTGCTGAGTACAGCCCTTGGTGGGATGATGTGAACACAGCTAGAGAGGAATTTCAGCAGGATATCATCGTCAGAGCATTCCGGACCACCATCGAGAAAATGGTGGCCGACCATGGTGCGGATATCTCTCAATGGACCTGGGGACAGACCCATATGACCACACATAACCATGCCTTCAAGGACATCCCTCTACTTGGGAAGTGGCTATCCGTAGGACCCTATTCCTCTCCAGGAGCCATAGAGACCATCAACAATAGTGTGTTCTATCTCAGCGATGATGCCATCATCCAGGCGGAGTATGGCCCGCAGATGAGGCGCGTTATCAATCTTTCCAACCTGGAGAACTCCCAGAGCATCTTACCCACCGGCCAATCAGGTATGCGACTCAGCCCTCATTATGATGATCAGGCAGAGATGTATGTCAATGGCCAATTCCGTATGCAGCACATGGATCGGAGCAAGATCGAGCGCGAATCCCAGCTTCTACTCTTCAAAGCTCTTGACTGA
- a CDS encoding TonB-dependent receptor, giving the protein MKHIHHIGIVIVLLSIALTDGRAQGVYTDTLNTFTFTYEIPRGSVAFRSDSLPMSAMDRSTSLTEAIKHSQPMVIRDYGPGNITNLSMRGGTAQQVEWFWNGMAINTPSLGLVDVSLIPAAFLLDVQIDLGASSLLQGASGISGSIRMRSDARDTSAFVGLNSSFTPELGGMDHVLEIGDGSQAASWRTVLFHSSTDNRYRFIDDSGQSVLSRRREHARSQQQGLAQDLSIRTGKNSRLHMAAHYLHSDREIPAPIGVSGRGEQQTDEILRSIASMNWMATRTSHELSIGHVHENLHYTDTMDVIDSQIGNDRVHMHYELRTQLTGQTLVEFRWDNDLNLMDIQDLTTQSSHEMGMYLGMEKGLGKQVDLDIGIRQETRNLKWNPLTASLALSIRPKGWKRVNLIASAARTFRNPTMNDMYWPELGDASLQAEEGYSGEMHVEWNQEDVQLGIIGFANLVDQMILWVPGGDGRFRPENLDRSRSSGLEWRSCVDWSSTGGVRGSYTYVQTKEYREETGSWVEGLYRPEHMLNVEVSQALKGILFGWSLDYQSSTLTDHRNIPQSELPPIYMMDAFAQWKVPGSQSMEWGFRVNNLLNTNYEFVRDRPIPDRHVQIHLAIRFHEKT; this is encoded by the coding sequence ATGAAGCATATCCATCACATAGGAATTGTAATCGTGTTGCTCTCCATCGCACTCACAGATGGACGTGCTCAGGGAGTCTACACGGATACTCTGAACACCTTCACTTTCACCTATGAGATACCTCGAGGCTCGGTGGCATTTCGTAGCGATTCCCTTCCCATGTCAGCTATGGATCGGTCCACTTCACTGACAGAGGCAATCAAGCATTCTCAACCCATGGTCATAAGGGATTATGGGCCCGGTAACATCACCAATCTGAGTATGCGTGGAGGTACCGCCCAGCAGGTAGAATGGTTCTGGAATGGGATGGCCATCAACACTCCGAGTCTGGGATTGGTGGATGTCTCTTTGATCCCAGCTGCCTTCTTGCTAGACGTACAGATCGACCTTGGAGCTTCATCCTTGCTGCAGGGAGCAAGTGGTATCTCCGGTAGTATACGCATGCGTTCCGATGCGCGGGACACTTCAGCATTCGTGGGCCTGAACAGCTCCTTCACCCCAGAATTGGGAGGCATGGATCATGTGCTTGAAATAGGCGATGGTTCACAAGCAGCCTCATGGAGGACTGTTCTTTTCCATTCGAGTACAGATAACCGATATCGGTTCATAGATGATTCAGGACAGAGCGTCTTGAGCAGGCGAAGAGAGCATGCCCGATCACAACAACAAGGTCTGGCCCAGGATCTTAGCATCCGTACGGGAAAGAATTCTCGCCTGCACATGGCCGCACATTATCTCCATTCCGACCGGGAGATTCCAGCTCCCATAGGAGTTTCCGGCCGAGGAGAACAACAAACAGATGAGATCCTGCGGAGTATTGCCAGTATGAACTGGATGGCCACTAGAACGTCTCACGAACTGTCCATCGGTCACGTGCATGAGAATCTGCACTATACAGATACCATGGATGTGATCGACTCTCAGATAGGCAATGATCGCGTCCACATGCACTATGAACTACGCACACAGCTCACCGGACAGACGCTGGTCGAATTCAGGTGGGATAATGACCTTAACCTGATGGATATTCAAGATCTCACTACGCAAAGCAGTCATGAGATGGGGATGTACCTCGGGATGGAAAAGGGACTCGGCAAACAAGTGGATCTGGATATAGGCATCAGACAGGAGACCCGCAATCTCAAATGGAATCCCTTGACCGCTTCCTTAGCACTGAGCATCCGACCTAAGGGTTGGAAGAGAGTCAATCTTATCGCTTCTGCTGCGCGTACCTTCCGAAACCCGACCATGAATGATATGTATTGGCCGGAACTGGGTGATGCATCTCTACAGGCCGAAGAGGGCTATTCCGGTGAAATGCATGTGGAGTGGAATCAGGAGGATGTCCAGCTGGGCATCATTGGCTTTGCCAATCTGGTGGATCAGATGATCCTGTGGGTGCCTGGTGGAGATGGGAGATTCCGTCCGGAGAATCTCGACCGATCACGCAGTAGTGGTCTGGAATGGCGGTCATGTGTGGATTGGTCCTCTACTGGAGGAGTCCGAGGGTCCTATACCTATGTACAGACCAAGGAATATCGCGAAGAGACCGGATCTTGGGTAGAAGGCCTGTATCGACCCGAACACATGCTCAATGTGGAAGTGAGCCAAGCATTAAAGGGAATTCTGTTCGGTTGGTCTTTAGACTATCAATCGAGCACCTTGACAGATCATCGGAACATACCGCAGAGTGAGCTACCGCCCATCTATATGATGGATGCTTTTGCCCAATGGAAGGTGCCCGGTTCTCAGAGCATGGAATGGGGTTTCCGAGTAAACAATCTTTTGAATACCAATTACGAGTTCGTCAGGGATAGACCTATTCCTGATCGACATGTACAGATCCATTTAGCTATACGATTCCATGAAAAAACTTGA
- a CDS encoding serine hydrolase → MRIKTLVALLFITAICIGQSPVDKIDRYIEKAHLDWEIPGVAIAIVHQGEQVLAKGYGVRSTATEDPVTENTLFAIASNTKAFISAAIAGLVEEEKLSWDDKVVDHLPYFELYDPYVTSQFTVADLLCHRSGLGTFSGDLLWYGSDLSREEVIANAAKLEPQFGFRAGYGYQNIMYMAAGEVIEEVTGVPWDDYIRKRFLHPLGMTNTLSSVTELQYHADHAEPHNMIDGEQQPIDWVKWDNMGPAGSLISSVSDLSAWIDLQLNKGQKDSTVFWTEESSNRMWTIHTPKPLSNWHRNNFPSKHFAGYGLGWDLFDYHGRLIANHGGGYDGFISQTILVPEEELGFVILTNSNNFFPYAMMYHILDLYLAPDEAQDWGAYMLELKKQGDQRKKDQEAAMEDSRQVDTTPSLSLEAYVGEYHDPKYGSVIIGMEADSMYFDFKPTALYHGSLSHWHFDTFKMTWGEDHFLPDGLATFVLGKNGEVEELRISCPNPDLFFYELELMKVKEE, encoded by the coding sequence ATGCGCATCAAAACTCTAGTCGCCCTCCTTTTCATCACCGCCATATGCATCGGTCAGTCTCCCGTGGATAAGATCGACCGATACATTGAAAAGGCCCACCTCGACTGGGAGATACCGGGAGTGGCAATAGCCATCGTGCATCAAGGAGAGCAGGTACTCGCCAAGGGATACGGTGTGCGGAGTACAGCGACCGAAGATCCGGTGACTGAGAATACCCTTTTCGCCATCGCCTCCAACACCAAAGCATTCATATCGGCTGCCATAGCCGGTCTGGTCGAAGAAGAAAAACTCTCTTGGGATGACAAGGTGGTGGACCATCTCCCCTATTTCGAACTCTATGACCCCTACGTCACTTCCCAATTCACCGTAGCCGACCTCCTTTGCCACCGCAGCGGCTTAGGGACCTTCAGCGGTGATCTTTTGTGGTATGGGAGCGATCTGAGCCGTGAAGAGGTCATCGCCAATGCCGCTAAGCTGGAACCTCAGTTCGGATTCAGGGCCGGATATGGATACCAGAACATCATGTATATGGCCGCTGGAGAGGTCATAGAAGAGGTGACTGGTGTACCGTGGGATGACTACATACGCAAACGCTTCCTACATCCATTGGGCATGACCAACACCCTATCCAGTGTAACCGAGCTCCAGTACCATGCCGACCATGCAGAACCTCACAATATGATCGATGGTGAGCAGCAGCCCATCGATTGGGTGAAATGGGACAACATGGGACCTGCAGGATCTTTGATCTCCAGCGTGAGTGACCTGAGCGCTTGGATCGATCTTCAATTGAATAAGGGTCAGAAGGATTCTACCGTATTCTGGACCGAGGAGAGCAGCAACCGCATGTGGACCATCCATACGCCTAAACCGCTCAGCAATTGGCATCGCAACAACTTCCCGAGCAAACACTTCGCAGGCTATGGATTGGGCTGGGACCTATTCGACTATCACGGTCGATTGATCGCCAATCACGGAGGAGGCTATGACGGCTTCATCTCGCAGACCATTCTAGTCCCGGAAGAAGAACTAGGATTCGTCATTCTGACCAACAGCAACAACTTCTTCCCTTATGCCATGATGTATCACATCTTGGATCTCTATCTGGCCCCTGATGAAGCGCAGGATTGGGGTGCGTACATGCTGGAACTCAAGAAGCAAGGAGATCAACGCAAGAAAGACCAAGAAGCGGCCATGGAGGACTCTCGACAGGTGGATACTACACCGAGCTTGTCACTGGAGGCCTACGTGGGCGAGTATCACGACCCTAAGTATGGTTCGGTGATCATTGGCATGGAGGCCGACTCCATGTACTTCGATTTCAAGCCTACAGCACTCTATCACGGATCACTATCTCACTGGCATTTCGATACTTTCAAGATGACCTGGGGCGAGGATCATTTCCTTCCCGATGGGCTGGCGACCTTTGTCTTGGGCAAGAATGGAGAAGTAGAAGAACTGCGCATCTCCTGTCCCAATCCCGATCTCTTCTTCTACGAACTCGAGTTGATGAAGGTCAAAGAAGAGTGA
- a CDS encoding MarR family transcriptional regulator has protein sequence MAKRKGNPHENFIVEIMRTADIVQYRIATLLREYELTPPQYNILRILRGAEGNLSVGEVKNRMHFETSDVSRLLDRLVRKGLTNRTICPDNRRKMDVCISKIGLKVLEKLDVELAQRLNGFYADLISENEVERTVELLERINASEPEPIKTNS, from the coding sequence ATGGCAAAGAGAAAAGGAAATCCACACGAGAACTTCATCGTGGAGATCATGCGCACCGCGGACATCGTTCAGTATCGCATTGCCACCTTGCTCAGAGAGTACGAGCTCACGCCTCCTCAGTATAATATCCTCCGCATCTTAAGGGGTGCAGAAGGGAATCTGAGTGTAGGAGAAGTCAAGAATCGTATGCATTTCGAGACATCGGATGTCAGCCGCTTGCTCGACCGTTTGGTCAGGAAGGGATTGACCAATCGAACCATCTGCCCGGACAATCGCAGGAAGATGGATGTATGCATATCCAAGATCGGACTCAAGGTGCTGGAGAAACTGGATGTGGAGTTGGCACAGAGATTGAATGGCTTCTATGCCGACTTGATCTCGGAGAACGAGGTCGAACGCACCGTGGAACTACTGGAGCGGATCAATGCTTCCGAGCCAGAACCCATCAAGACAAATTCGTAA
- a CDS encoding YceI family protein, producing MNIKSITLIMACVIGLSTMSFTTNGASTEGKESATIIWKAEKVTGKHQGTVNFKNINWNFDSNGTLESADFTVDMTSIAVTDLEGDMKGKLQGHLSSEDFFHVEEHPEAHFKTTAVKSLGKGAYDITGDLTIKGITKPLSFQAQVENDGHMKHATATVVIDRSEYDVRYGSNSFFKGLGDKAIYDDFTLEVDIKKH from the coding sequence ATGAACATCAAATCAATTACCCTCATCATGGCCTGTGTGATCGGCCTGAGCACCATGTCCTTCACTACGAACGGAGCAAGTACCGAAGGCAAGGAATCAGCGACCATCATATGGAAAGCTGAGAAAGTCACCGGTAAGCACCAAGGCACCGTCAATTTCAAGAACATCAATTGGAATTTTGACAGCAATGGAACCTTGGAAAGCGCTGATTTCACAGTGGATATGACCTCTATCGCAGTCACCGATCTCGAGGGCGATATGAAAGGAAAGCTGCAGGGACACCTCTCTTCAGAAGATTTCTTCCATGTAGAAGAGCATCCGGAAGCCCACTTCAAGACCACTGCGGTCAAGAGTCTCGGTAAAGGGGCCTATGACATCACGGGGGATCTGACCATCAAGGGAATCACCAAGCCATTGAGCTTCCAGGCCCAGGTGGAGAACGATGGTCACATGAAACATGCGACTGCTACTGTAGTCATCGACCGTTCGGAGTACGATGTGCGCTACGGTTCGAATTCGTTCTTCAAAGGCCTTGGAGATAAAGCCATCTATGATGACTTCACTCTCGAAGTGGACATCAAGAAACACTGA
- a CDS encoding YceI family protein: MQSLSRNLLPLFMLILLSACSSNSEQKNTEATPAEENTEMEAINYTLDTDKSVLMWEGTMMGMYSHEGTLDFTEGSFKMNGDEVVDGSFTVDMMSMTPTDENFDPEAGKTADKLVGHLQSDDFFNVAEFKTASLSVENGQMMLTVRDQTHPIELKEFNPTMKADLLEADGKFIFDRKKFNVSFDHPAQDMVLSDDIEVEFKITAFRD; the protein is encoded by the coding sequence ATGCAATCACTATCAAGGAATCTTTTACCACTCTTCATGCTCATATTGCTCAGTGCGTGTTCATCCAATTCAGAGCAGAAGAACACCGAAGCCACTCCAGCTGAGGAAAACACTGAGATGGAAGCAATCAACTATACATTGGACACCGACAAGAGCGTGTTGATGTGGGAAGGGACCATGATGGGTATGTATAGCCATGAAGGCACCTTGGATTTTACGGAAGGTAGTTTCAAAATGAATGGGGATGAAGTGGTAGATGGTTCCTTCACCGTGGATATGATGTCCATGACCCCTACGGATGAGAACTTTGACCCAGAAGCTGGAAAAACAGCAGATAAATTGGTCGGACACCTTCAGTCCGATGATTTCTTCAATGTAGCCGAATTCAAAACAGCTTCACTCTCTGTAGAGAACGGGCAGATGATGCTTACCGTCAGGGATCAGACCCACCCGATAGAGCTCAAGGAATTCAATCCTACCATGAAAGCTGATTTGCTGGAAGCAGATGGAAAGTTCATTTTCGATAGAAAGAAATTCAACGTATCTTTCGATCACCCGGCTCAAGACATGGTCCTGAGCGATGACATTGAAGTTGAATTCAAGATTACAGCATTTAGAGATTAA